The Reichenbachiella carrageenanivorans region TGGATTTCCTGTAGTACCATACCCAACACGCAGTTTCAACAAGTTGATAGCTGAAACGTCGAAAAAGTCTTCTTTGTCTATTTTCCAACCTACAGAACCTGCAGGGAAAAATCCCCATTTATTACCTTCCGAAAATTGAGACGCTCCATCCATTCTAAAACTAGCCGTCAGAAAATACTTCCCTTTATAGTTGAGCGATGTTCTAGCTGTTCCGGACATTAATCTTTTTCTATCCCATTCGGAAATAGAAGGCAACTGATCCAAACCTGAACCTAGATCATAATACAATGTAGCATCCGTAGGAAAATCGGCAGCCTCCGACTGCACCCAATCGACTGTGGTCTCTCTCATAGAGAATACCAATAGGTTTTGGATACTGAGTCCCCCCACATTGGTATTGTATCTGAGAAAGTTATCGATATTCCATAGCTCATAGTTCAAGGCTCTGCTTCGTGCCCATCCCCCATTGTATCCTAGGGTGTTGATCGTTCGATCTCTATAGGAGTTGAACGTTCGTGATTGAGAGGTAAACCCGACACGACTCTCTACAGACAATTTTTTTGTGATACTATAAGAGGCATTCACATTTCCAATAATCGTCTTACTGGAATAATCCATAATATTACCATAGATATAATCCAATGGAGTGTTTTGTAATTCTACAAGATCGTCGTTGGTCAAGACATTGCCACCGTCTGCCGACATCGTAGGCTGCGTACGAAGGGTATGAAAAACAACTCCACCCTGCCCTGTCGTTCGAGAATCAAAACCTGTCGATGTATTAGCGACTTGAGACTTACTAGAAATCACAGCTAAATTGGTACCTATACTCAGTTTATCACTTACTTCGCCATTGATATTGGCACGAAGGGATAACCGATCGTAGCCCGTCTGTGGAACGATACCATCAGACTTGTAGTAATTCAAAGAAGTAAAATACCTGAGTTCCTTGCTTCCTCCTGACAGCGAAATATCATTATTCAAAGTATATCCTGTTTTGTAAACTTCTTTCTGCCAGTCCGTAGATTCGATTTCTCCAGCCATTGCCGCACTAGCTAATGAATCCTCGAGATTCTGACCTGCCTCCTGTCTGAGTAGCAAAAAATCATTGGCATCAATCATATTCATGAATCGATCCTTTGGGAGATCGTGTATAGAAGTAGTAGATGAGACGCTCAGCTTGGGCGTACCTACTTTTCCTTGTTTGGTAGTAATCAAAATGACACCATTGGACCCCAATGCTCCATAGATAGCCGTTGAGGATGCGTCTTTTAGGATTTGAACAGATTCGATATCAGCGGGATTCAAATCTGCAATAGCACTTAGCCTAGCGCCTCCTTCCTCTTCGAATCCATCTATGCTCGTATTGTCTAAAGGGACTCCATCGACCACATATAACGGTTGGGTATTGCCACCAATGGAATTGATTCCTCTAATTCTGACGGTAGAAGACGCCCCTGGCTGCCCGCTATTGGAGGTCACTGTCATACCAGCTACCTGTCCCTGAAGCGCGTTTTCTACTGAGGCCTTTGTTTCATTTTCTATTGCATCATGGCTTACACTCGAGATCGCTCCAGTGAGTGCTCCTTTTTTCTGAGAACCATAACCAATTACAACAACCTCGTCGAGGTTGTTCGCATCTTCCATCAAGGTGACATCTATGGTAGACTGCCCGTTGACAGCTACCTCTTGGGTACGATACCCGATAAACCTAAATACGAGAATATCATCTTGAGCCACTTCGATTGAATAGGCTCCGTCCAAATTAGAGACCGTCCCTACGGTAGTGTTCTTCACTAATATACTTGCCCCTGGCAAGGCTCCATCCGTACTTCCTACGGTACCAGATACTGTAATGCTTTGTCCTTTTGTAGTAAATGCTAGCAGAATAAATATGGCCAGTACTAGCAGACATTGAGCATACATGCGTTCATGTATTGTTTTTGTCATTGTATCATTTTTTAAAAAAATATAGTGAATTGAATAACGATAACATGCTATCAAGACTCAAACTCTAAGTCTAAAGTAGGCCAGACTTTACTGAATCTATTAGTCTAACTTTTCAAATGTTTGCTCAATTCTTACAAGATACTTAAACAACTTATTATCAATACATTACTATTAAAAACAGCATCCTTTATTTCTTAATTCACAGATTGGTTTAGCCCTTTGTTAGAAAATCCTAAGAGTTTTAAACTTTTAGTCTTACCATCAAATGGCTTACTTGAGTAGTAATTGGGATTGGAAGTGATCTGTCCTTTGCCTTCTTTAGATTGGATATAGAAAACAGGCATAGCCCCCTGAACTGGCTGGCTATAAAGAGTGATCACAGCCTTCGAGTCTGTAGATACCCTGACTTGCCCATCGACTATAACATAGCTCAATTTTTTTATATCGGATTCCTTTCTCTTGCCTGGCTGAGGAGTTGAATAAGCAGATAGGTTATACCTATCAGTCTTTTCTTTGATTTCATCAACTGAATTTCCAACTACAAAGAAGTAACGAAAAGTCATAGACTTGCCTGAGGTCAGGCTATTTCCCACTCGTTTGATAATCGAAAACACGTGGTAGTCACGGTTTTTTACCGAGCCAGCTGTACCGTACCTCATAATGTCTGGCAGACGACTCTCATCTACAGGATATACGAGACCCAATGCAGGCGCATCGCCTGCGGCATCGGATGAAAAAGCAACCCAACCTCCTGTATCTCTAGTTTTGATAGACTTGCCCTCTCCAAATTGCGCTTGAACCATCTCAAAGCCTTGTTTTGGATTGGATATAAACAAGTGCTGAAGGGATGATTCTCTGACTCCTCCCCAAGGCACATTCAGGT contains the following coding sequences:
- a CDS encoding SusC/RagA family TonB-linked outer membrane protein — its product is MTKTIHERMYAQCLLVLAIFILLAFTTKGQSITVSGTVGSTDGALPGASILVKNTTVGTVSNLDGAYSIEVAQDDILVFRFIGYRTQEVAVNGQSTIDVTLMEDANNLDEVVVIGYGSQKKGALTGAISSVSHDAIENETKASVENALQGQVAGMTVTSNSGQPGASSTVRIRGINSIGGNTQPLYVVDGVPLDNTSIDGFEEEGGARLSAIADLNPADIESVQILKDASSTAIYGALGSNGVILITTKQGKVGTPKLSVSSTTSIHDLPKDRFMNMIDANDFLLLRQEAGQNLEDSLASAAMAGEIESTDWQKEVYKTGYTLNNDISLSGGSKELRYFTSLNYYKSDGIVPQTGYDRLSLRANINGEVSDKLSIGTNLAVISSKSQVANTSTGFDSRTTGQGGVVFHTLRTQPTMSADGGNVLTNDDLVELQNTPLDYIYGNIMDYSSKTIIGNVNASYSITKKLSVESRVGFTSQSRTFNSYRDRTINTLGYNGGWARSRALNYELWNIDNFLRYNTNVGGLSIQNLLVFSMRETTVDWVQSEAADFPTDATLYYDLGSGLDQLPSISEWDRKRLMSGTARTSLNYKGKYFLTASFRMDGASQFSEGNKWGFFPAGSVGWKIDKEDFFDVSAINLLKLRVGYGTTGNPATQSGQSLQSYTTESVILGQNEVQQSVFRAANFTNDELRWERTSELNVGLDLGVFTSLITLTVDAYIKNTDDLLLSTSVPAITGFTSGLLNVGSIQNKGVEVQLNTVNIESQNFSWKSSLNMSVGKTVVTSLLTDSLRAGYQNPWVTGPTQRLLVDEELGAFWGYYSDGIYQYEDFAEFQGLSLEESAVKFNADRAGLNGTLPSYTPWKESDKNTAKYPGQVKYKDIDGDGKLTNDDRGIIGRAQPDFVWSLNNTVTYKKFDFSFFFYGEHGRDMANLTYWRLSFLEGNTGTPQSLYDARWTPESPSDTQPLPFVQNNFNNMPFSDRVIEDASYIRLKNISLGYKFRTKNGATSGRVYVSMSDVYTWTSYKGYNPDVSLTGSNALSMGHDYGVYPLPRTYTFGLNLNF